One segment of Pseudomonas asgharzadehiana DNA contains the following:
- the fabD gene encoding ACP S-malonyltransferase, producing MSTSLAFVFPGQGSQSLGMLAELGAQYPLILDTFKEASDALGYDLWALTQQGPEEQLNQTDKTQPAILTASIALWRLWLAEGGARPAFVAGHSLGEYSALVAAGSLTLGEAVKLVERRGQLMQEAVPAGQGGMAAILGLDDAVVIEACAEAAQGEVVSAVNFNSPGQVVIAGAKAAVERAIEGCKARGAKRALPLPVSVPSHCELMRPAAERFAESIAAINWQAPQIPLVQNVSAAVAADLETLKRDLLEQLYKPVRWVESVQTLAANGATELVECGPGKVLAGLNKRCADGVSTANLNTPDAFAAARAAQA from the coding sequence ATGTCTACATCCCTCGCATTCGTCTTTCCAGGGCAGGGTTCGCAGTCCCTCGGCATGCTGGCCGAGCTGGGCGCGCAATACCCGTTGATCCTGGACACCTTTAAGGAAGCTTCCGACGCCCTGGGTTACGACCTGTGGGCGCTGACCCAGCAAGGGCCGGAAGAGCAACTCAATCAAACCGATAAAACCCAACCGGCCATCCTGACCGCTTCGATCGCCCTGTGGCGCTTGTGGCTGGCCGAAGGCGGCGCGCGCCCGGCATTCGTGGCCGGTCACAGCCTGGGTGAATACAGCGCCCTGGTAGCGGCGGGCAGCCTGACCCTGGGTGAGGCCGTCAAGCTGGTCGAGCGCCGTGGTCAATTGATGCAGGAAGCCGTCCCGGCTGGGCAGGGCGGCATGGCCGCTATCCTGGGCCTGGACGACGCGGTAGTGATCGAAGCCTGCGCCGAAGCGGCCCAGGGTGAAGTGGTCAGTGCGGTGAACTTCAACTCCCCAGGCCAGGTGGTGATTGCCGGTGCCAAGGCGGCAGTCGAGCGTGCCATTGAAGGCTGCAAGGCCCGTGGCGCCAAGCGCGCGTTGCCGTTGCCGGTGAGCGTGCCGTCGCACTGCGAGCTGATGCGCCCGGCGGCCGAGCGTTTTGCCGAGTCCATCGCCGCCATCAACTGGCAGGCGCCGCAGATCCCGCTGGTACAGAACGTCAGCGCGGCGGTAGCCGCCGACCTCGAGACCCTCAAGCGCGACCTGCTGGAACAACTGTACAAGCCGGTGCGCTGGGTTGAATCGGTCCAGACCCTGGCTGCCAACGGCGCCACCGAGCTGGTCGAATGCGGCCCAGGCAAAGTCCTGGCAGGCCTGAACAAACGCTGCGCCGATGGCGTGTCGACTGCCAACCTCAATACCCCGGATGCCTTCGCTGCCGCTCGCGCGGCGCAGGCCTGA
- the plsX gene encoding phosphate acyltransferase PlsX: MSAQVIAIDAMGGDFGPRSIVQACIASLSATPSLHLTLVGQPSLLEELIASHPVVDRARLTIAPASETITMDEKPAAALRGKPDSSMRVALELLRDGKVQACVSAGNTGALMALSRHVLKTLPGIDRPAMVAAIPTQKGYCQLLDLGANVDCSAEHLFQFAVMGSVAAEALGVARPRVALLNIGTEDIKGNQQVKLAATLLQGARGLNYIGFVEGDGVYRGEADVVVCDGFVGNILLKSSEGLATMIAARIEALFKQSMVSRFVGALALPLMRRLQADLAPARHNGASFLGLQGIVVKSHGSAGVEGFQSAIARAVIEIQENLPQRLHGRLEDLLP, from the coding sequence TTGTCTGCTCAAGTCATCGCGATTGACGCAATGGGCGGGGACTTCGGTCCCCGCAGCATTGTTCAGGCCTGCATTGCCAGCCTGTCTGCCACGCCCTCGTTGCACCTGACCCTTGTCGGTCAACCCTCACTCCTTGAAGAATTGATTGCCAGCCATCCGGTTGTGGATCGCGCGCGCCTGACGATTGCGCCAGCCAGCGAAACCATCACCATGGATGAAAAGCCGGCGGCAGCGTTGCGCGGCAAGCCCGACTCCTCAATGCGGGTGGCCCTGGAGTTGCTGCGTGATGGCAAGGTGCAAGCCTGCGTCAGTGCCGGTAATACCGGGGCGTTGATGGCGTTATCGCGGCACGTGCTCAAGACTCTGCCGGGTATTGACCGACCGGCGATGGTCGCGGCGATTCCGACGCAGAAAGGCTATTGCCAGCTGTTGGACCTGGGCGCGAATGTGGATTGCAGTGCCGAGCACCTGTTCCAGTTCGCCGTGATGGGCTCGGTGGCCGCCGAAGCGCTGGGCGTGGCCCGCCCGCGAGTCGCCCTGCTGAATATCGGCACCGAAGACATCAAGGGCAACCAGCAGGTCAAGCTGGCCGCTACCCTGTTGCAAGGCGCGCGCGGCCTGAACTACATCGGTTTTGTCGAGGGTGACGGTGTATACCGCGGCGAAGCGGATGTGGTGGTGTGCGACGGGTTTGTCGGCAATATCCTGCTCAAGTCCAGTGAAGGGCTGGCGACCATGATCGCCGCGCGCATTGAGGCGTTGTTCAAGCAGAGCATGGTCTCGCGCTTTGTCGGCGCCCTGGCGCTGCCATTGATGCGGCGGTTACAGGCTGACCTGGCGCCGGCAAGGCACAACGGCGCGAGCTTTCTGGGGTTGCAGGGCATTGTGGTGAAAAGCCACGGTTCGGCCGGTGTGGAAGGGTTTCAAAGTGCCATTGCGCGAGCCGTGATCGAGATCCAGGAAAACCTGCCGCAACGGTTGCACGGCCGTCTTGAGGATCTGTTGCCTTAG
- the rpmF gene encoding 50S ribosomal protein L32 — protein sequence MAVQQNKKSRSARDMRRSHDALEASTLSVEKTTGEVHLRHHVSPEGVYRGRKVIDKGADE from the coding sequence ATGGCTGTTCAGCAGAACAAAAAATCCCGCTCCGCCCGTGACATGCGCCGTTCGCACGACGCTCTCGAGGCTAGCACCCTGTCCGTGGAAAAGACCACTGGTGAAGTTCACCTGCGTCACCACGTATCGCCAGAAGGCGTATACCGTGGCCGTAAAGTGATCGACAAGGGCGCTGACGAGTAA
- a CDS encoding YceD family protein, whose amino-acid sequence MLNDPIPPHVDPRKLADRGTTLQGELLLADLKRLCDPLSDDVGTVQAKFVFERDERKSVVIHSFVDTEVKMVCQRCLELVTLPIHSECSYAVVKEGANTQSLPKGYDVLELGEDPLDLHALIEEELLLALPIVPAHHPEECQQPEGLDDEAEPSEDEVTRSNPFSVLAQLKRDPNV is encoded by the coding sequence ATGTTGAATGACCCGATTCCACCTCACGTTGACCCGCGCAAATTGGCTGACCGTGGCACCACCCTTCAAGGTGAACTGCTGCTGGCCGATTTGAAGAGACTCTGCGACCCGCTTTCCGACGATGTCGGTACGGTGCAGGCCAAATTCGTTTTTGAACGAGATGAACGCAAATCTGTGGTGATCCACAGCTTTGTCGACACCGAAGTCAAAATGGTTTGCCAGCGTTGTCTTGAGCTGGTCACCCTGCCGATCCACAGCGAATGCAGTTACGCCGTGGTGAAGGAGGGTGCGAATACCCAGTCGTTGCCGAAAGGTTATGACGTGCTGGAACTGGGCGAAGATCCATTGGATCTGCATGCACTGATCGAGGAGGAGCTTCTGCTCGCCTTGCCCATTGTGCCTGCTCATCATCCGGAAGAATGCCAGCAGCCGGAGGGTCTCGATGACGAGGCCGAGCCGAGCGAGGACGAGGTAACGCGGTCCAACCCGTTCAGTGTATTGGCGCAGTTAAAGCGTGACCCAAACGTTTAG
- a CDS encoding Maf family protein, whose product MLPLLLASSSVYRRDLLSRLRLPFICSSPDIDESHRANEPAVELVKRLAEQKARALAAQYPEHLIIGSDQVAALDGRIIGKPHTFENAREQLLAASGKRVSFLTGLALLNTKTGHCQVDCVPFTVHMRELDVERIERYLRTEQPYDCAGSFKAEGLGVSLFQSTEGPDATSLVGLPLIRLVDMLLAEGVQIP is encoded by the coding sequence ATGCTGCCTTTATTACTTGCTTCCAGCTCGGTTTATCGCCGGGATTTGCTGAGCCGCCTACGCCTGCCGTTCATCTGCAGCTCGCCGGATATCGACGAAAGCCACCGTGCCAACGAGCCTGCCGTGGAACTGGTCAAGCGCCTGGCTGAACAGAAGGCACGCGCCCTTGCAGCTCAATACCCCGAGCACCTGATTATCGGATCGGACCAGGTTGCCGCACTGGACGGGCGGATTATCGGCAAACCGCACACCTTCGAAAACGCCCGCGAGCAGTTGTTGGCGGCCAGCGGCAAGCGTGTGAGCTTTCTCACCGGCCTGGCGCTGCTCAATACCAAGACAGGGCACTGCCAGGTGGACTGCGTTCCGTTTACCGTACACATGCGCGAACTGGACGTTGAGCGCATCGAGCGCTATCTGCGGACCGAACAGCCTTATGACTGCGCGGGCAGCTTCAAGGCCGAAGGGCTGGGCGTGAGCCTGTTCCAGAGTACCGAAGGGCCGGATGCCACCAGCCTTGTAGGCCTGCCACTGATTCGACTGGTGGACATGCTGCTGGCCGAAGGCGTGCAAATCCCCTAG
- a CDS encoding S49 family peptidase, giving the protein MSDEWKAPEKAESGDDKSWKLLEKTLLASVQEQRRARRWGIFFKLLTFTYLLLMLALFSPLMDMEKSATRGANYTALIEVRGVIADKEPASADNIVASLRAAFEDPKVKGVILRINSPGGSPVQSGYVYDEIRRLRGLHPDIKLYAVISDLGASGAYYIASAADQIYADKASLVGSIGVTAAGYGFVGTMEKLGVERRTYTSGEHKAFLDPFQPQKADETQFWQGVLDTTHRQFIASVKQGRGDRLKDKEHPELFSGLVWSGEQALPLGLVDGLGSASSVARDVIGEKELVDFTVEESPFDRFSKKLGASVAEKLALYMGFQGPSLR; this is encoded by the coding sequence ATGAGTGACGAGTGGAAAGCGCCTGAAAAGGCAGAAAGTGGTGACGACAAAAGCTGGAAGCTGCTGGAGAAGACGCTTCTGGCCAGCGTCCAGGAGCAACGTCGCGCACGGCGCTGGGGGATTTTCTTCAAGCTGCTGACCTTTACTTATCTGTTACTCATGCTGGCCTTGTTCAGCCCGCTGATGGACATGGAAAAAAGCGCGACGCGCGGCGCCAACTACACCGCGTTGATCGAAGTGCGTGGGGTCATCGCCGACAAGGAGCCGGCCAGCGCCGATAACATCGTCGCCAGTCTGCGTGCCGCATTTGAGGACCCAAAGGTCAAGGGCGTGATCCTGCGCATCAACAGCCCAGGCGGCAGCCCGGTGCAGTCGGGCTATGTGTATGACGAGATTCGCCGTCTGCGCGGCCTGCATCCGGATATCAAGCTGTATGCGGTGATTTCCGACCTGGGGGCTTCGGGTGCCTATTATATTGCCAGCGCCGCTGACCAGATTTATGCCGACAAGGCCAGCCTGGTGGGTTCCATTGGTGTGACAGCGGCGGGTTACGGCTTTGTTGGCACCATGGAGAAGCTCGGGGTAGAGCGTCGCACCTATACCTCAGGCGAGCACAAAGCGTTCCTTGACCCATTCCAGCCGCAAAAGGCCGATGAGACCCAGTTCTGGCAGGGCGTACTTGATACTACCCATCGCCAGTTCATTGCCAGCGTGAAGCAGGGGCGTGGCGATCGTCTGAAAGACAAAGAGCACCCGGAGTTGTTCTCGGGTCTGGTTTGGTCAGGCGAGCAGGCGCTGCCGCTGGGCTTGGTCGATGGCCTGGGCAGTGCCAGTTCGGTGGCGCGTGACGTGATTGGCGAGAAGGAGTTGGTGGATTTCACGGTTGAGGAATCGCCGTTTGATCGCTTCTCCAAAAAACTCGGTGCCAGCGTGGCGGAGAAGCTGGCCCTGTACATGGGCTTCCAGGGCCCGAGCCTGCGCTGA
- a CDS encoding HAD-IA family hydrolase, which translates to MSHLDYKLLIFDWDGTLANSIGRIVESMHVASTRSGFALCSDLAVKGIIGLGLPEAIRTLYPEITDPELITFREHYADHYIALEAEPSPLFEGVVQSLDTFRAEGYYLAVATGKARRGLDRVLRAHGWEDYFDITRAADETASKPHPLMLEQILAHCGVSARQALMVGDASFDLMMARNAGMDSVAVSYGAQSAEALQPYEPRVMIDHFSQLQAWLSRAR; encoded by the coding sequence GTGTCGCACCTTGATTACAAGCTGCTGATTTTTGATTGGGACGGGACCCTGGCCAACTCCATTGGCCGTATCGTTGAATCAATGCACGTGGCGTCTACCCGTTCAGGCTTTGCGTTGTGCAGCGACCTGGCGGTCAAGGGCATTATCGGTCTGGGCTTGCCTGAGGCGATTCGCACCCTGTATCCCGAAATCACCGACCCTGAGTTGATCACTTTTCGCGAGCACTACGCCGATCACTACATTGCGCTGGAGGCTGAGCCTTCGCCGCTGTTTGAAGGGGTTGTGCAATCGCTGGACACCTTCCGTGCCGAGGGTTACTACCTGGCGGTCGCCACCGGCAAGGCGCGTCGCGGGCTGGATCGGGTGCTCAGGGCCCATGGCTGGGAAGACTATTTCGATATCACCCGCGCCGCCGATGAAACCGCCAGCAAACCACATCCTCTGATGCTGGAGCAGATCCTGGCTCATTGCGGCGTGTCTGCCCGCCAGGCACTGATGGTGGGTGACGCCTCCTTCGACTTGATGATGGCGCGCAACGCCGGCATGGACAGTGTGGCGGTCAGCTATGGCGCCCAATCCGCCGAGGCGTTGCAGCCATATGAGCCCAGGGTCATGATCGATCATTTTTCGCAATTGCAGGCCTGGCTCAGCCGGGCCCGATAA
- the rluC gene encoding 23S rRNA pseudouridine(955/2504/2580) synthase RluC has product MTTTAPPTPSVQLLEVSPEYAGQRIDNFLLARLKGVPKTLIYRILRKGEVRVNKGRIKPEYKLQAGDIVRVPPVRVPERDEPVPLAQGLLQRLEASIVFEDNKLIVINKPCGIAVHGGSGLNFGVIEAFRQLRPDAKELELVHRLDRDTSGLLMIAKKRSMLRHLHTALRGDGVDKRYMALVRGNWASSIKSVRAPLQKSNLRSGERMVEVDEEGKEALTLFKVLRRFGDFATMVEAKPVTGRTHQIRVHTLHAGHCIAGDTKYGDEGFSKEIRDLGGKRLFLHAYMLTVPLPDGGELKLQAPVDEMWAKTVERLSVAP; this is encoded by the coding sequence ATGACGACTACCGCCCCCCCGACCCCCAGCGTCCAGCTGCTTGAGGTCTCGCCGGAATATGCCGGCCAACGCATCGACAATTTTCTCCTGGCCAGGCTCAAAGGCGTGCCCAAGACCTTGATTTACCGCATCTTGCGTAAAGGCGAAGTGCGCGTGAACAAGGGGCGCATCAAGCCCGAGTACAAGTTGCAGGCGGGCGATATCGTTCGTGTGCCGCCCGTGCGCGTGCCTGAGCGTGACGAGCCTGTGCCCTTGGCCCAGGGGCTGTTGCAGCGCCTGGAAGCATCGATCGTGTTCGAAGACAACAAGCTGATCGTGATCAACAAGCCGTGTGGCATTGCGGTTCACGGTGGCAGCGGCCTGAACTTCGGCGTGATCGAAGCCTTCCGTCAATTGCGCCCGGATGCCAAGGAGCTTGAGCTGGTCCATCGGCTGGACCGCGATACCTCTGGCCTGCTGATGATTGCCAAAAAACGCAGCATGCTGCGCCACTTGCACACCGCCCTGCGTGGCGATGGCGTGGACAAGCGCTACATGGCGCTGGTGCGCGGCAACTGGGCCAGTTCGATCAAGAGCGTCCGCGCGCCGCTGCAAAAGAGCAACCTGCGTTCGGGCGAGCGCATGGTCGAAGTGGACGAGGAGGGCAAAGAAGCCCTGACCCTGTTCAAGGTGCTGCGCCGCTTCGGTGACTTCGCCACCATGGTCGAGGCCAAGCCGGTGACCGGGCGTACCCACCAGATCCGCGTGCATACCCTGCATGCGGGCCACTGCATTGCGGGCGATACCAAGTACGGTGATGAGGGTTTCTCCAAGGAAATCCGCGACCTGGGCGGTAAGCGCCTGTTCCTGCATGCCTACATGCTTACTGTGCCGCTGCCGGATGGTGGCGAATTGAAGCTGCAGGCGCCGGTCGATGAGATGTGGGCCAAGACCGTGGAGCGTTTGAGTGTCGCACCTTGA
- the rne gene encoding ribonuclease E — translation MLINATQPEELRVALVDGQRLYDLDIESGAREQKKANIYKGRITRIEPSLEAAFVDFGSERHGFLPLKEISREYFKKAPEGRVNIKDVLSEGQEVIVQVEKEERGNKGAALTTFISLAGRYLVLMPNNPRAGGISRRIEGEERNELREALNGLIAPADMGLIVRTAGLGRSSEEMQWDLDYLLQLWTAIKEASLDRSAPFLIYQESNVIIRAIRDYLRQDIGEVLIDSVEAQDEALTFIRQVMPQYASKIKLYEDSVPLFNRFQIESQIETAFQRVVELPSGGSIVIDPTEALVSIDINSARATKGSDIEETALQTNLEAAEEIARQLRLRDIGGLIVIDFIDMTPAKNQRAVEEKVRECLEADRARVQVGRISRFGLLEMSRQRLRPSLGESSGIVCPRCNGTGIIRDVESLSLAILRLIEEEALKDRTAEVRAQVPIPVAAFLLNEKRNSITKIELRTRARIVILPNDHLETPHFEVQRLRDDSPEAHSGQSSYEIAAAAAEVEEVQPAAATRTLVRQEAAVKTAPARANAPVPVEVAAPVAAPAALPEPSLFKGLVKSLVSLFASKEEPVAPVVVEKPASERPARNEERRNGRQQSRNRNGRRDEERKPREERAPREDRAPREERAPREAREDTPAVAREERAPREERAPRTPRAPREDRKPRGEREERVRELREPLDAAAPAVAGAAATTEERPARQPREERAPREERQPRPAREERQPRAEQAAAASEEEVLTGEEHSQEDGQEGAEGDRPRRRSRGQRRRSNRRERQRDANGNVIEGSEEAGENAQAHTSEPTGAELAAGLAVTAAVASSVISAPAEAQAHEQAERATAAVEETAAVEAPVAETPVVEAPVVEATTPIEAPVVPEVEVAPVRDAQPDTEVVAVEPAPVVEPQPVVEAPVEVAAQAPVAEEAAPAVREVREVREEQTAFQWAAEPAAPIEAQAPAPVVEEAPAPVAEVVEAAPVVVAEPAPAVEVPAVAEVEAPVVETPPASALTENGRAPNDPREVRRRRKEAEAAAAAAAPAVVEAVEAPAPVAETVVEHAAAEAVVEHQAQEEEHETKPLV, via the coding sequence ATGCTGATTAACGCAACTCAACCCGAAGAGTTGCGTGTTGCACTGGTAGATGGCCAACGCCTCTACGACCTGGACATCGAGTCCGGTGCACGCGAGCAAAAGAAGGCCAACATCTACAAAGGCCGTATTACTCGCATCGAACCAAGCCTTGAGGCAGCCTTTGTCGATTTCGGCTCCGAGCGCCACGGCTTCCTGCCCCTCAAAGAAATCTCCCGCGAGTACTTCAAGAAAGCCCCTGAAGGTCGCGTGAATATCAAGGACGTCCTGAGCGAAGGCCAGGAAGTCATCGTTCAGGTCGAAAAAGAAGAACGTGGCAACAAGGGTGCAGCCCTGACCACTTTCATCAGCCTGGCCGGCCGTTACCTGGTGCTGATGCCGAACAACCCACGTGCCGGCGGTATCTCCCGTCGCATCGAAGGCGAAGAGCGCAACGAACTGCGTGAAGCGCTGAACGGCCTGATCGCACCGGCCGACATGGGCCTGATCGTGCGCACTGCGGGCCTGGGCCGCAGCAGCGAAGAAATGCAGTGGGACCTCGACTACCTGCTGCAACTGTGGACCGCCATTAAAGAAGCCTCGCTGGATCGTTCCGCGCCGTTCCTGATCTACCAGGAAAGCAACGTGATCATCCGCGCTATCCGCGATTACCTGCGCCAGGACATCGGCGAAGTGCTGATCGACAGCGTTGAAGCCCAGGACGAAGCCCTGACCTTCATTCGCCAGGTGATGCCGCAGTACGCCAGCAAGATCAAGCTGTACGAAGACAGCGTGCCGCTGTTCAACCGTTTCCAGATCGAAAGCCAGATCGAAACCGCCTTCCAGCGCGTGGTTGAACTGCCTTCCGGCGGCTCCATCGTGATCGACCCGACCGAAGCCCTGGTGTCCATCGACATCAACTCCGCGCGCGCCACGAAGGGTAGCGACATCGAAGAAACCGCCCTGCAGACCAACCTGGAAGCGGCTGAAGAAATCGCCCGCCAGCTGCGTCTGCGTGACATCGGCGGCCTGATCGTGATCGACTTCATCGACATGACCCCCGCCAAGAACCAGCGCGCCGTGGAAGAGAAAGTCCGCGAATGCCTGGAAGCTGACCGTGCCCGCGTACAGGTCGGCCGCATCTCGCGCTTCGGCCTGCTGGAGATGTCCCGTCAGCGCCTGCGCCCTTCCCTGGGCGAGAGCAGCGGCATCGTCTGCCCGCGCTGCAACGGCACCGGCATCATCCGTGACGTTGAATCGCTGTCCCTGGCGATCCTGCGCCTGATCGAAGAAGAAGCCCTGAAAGACCGCACCGCCGAAGTCCGCGCGCAAGTGCCGATCCCGGTTGCAGCCTTCCTGCTCAACGAAAAACGCAACTCGATCACCAAGATCGAACTGCGCACCCGCGCCCGTATCGTGATCCTGCCGAACGATCACCTCGAAACGCCGCACTTCGAAGTGCAGCGCCTGCGTGATGACAGCCCGGAAGCCCACAGCGGCCAGTCCAGCTATGAAATCGCCGCGGCAGCTGCCGAAGTGGAAGAAGTCCAGCCAGCTGCCGCGACCCGCACCCTGGTTCGCCAGGAAGCAGCCGTGAAGACCGCGCCGGCCCGCGCCAACGCACCGGTGCCGGTTGAAGTCGCAGCCCCGGTTGCCGCGCCGGCCGCCCTGCCTGAGCCAAGCCTGTTCAAAGGGCTGGTGAAGTCGCTGGTCAGCCTGTTCGCCAGCAAGGAAGAGCCTGTGGCACCGGTAGTGGTTGAAAAACCAGCATCCGAACGCCCGGCACGCAACGAAGAGCGTCGCAACGGTCGCCAGCAAAGCCGTAACCGCAACGGTCGCCGTGACGAAGAGCGCAAGCCTCGCGAAGAACGTGCACCGCGTGAAGATCGCGCGCCACGTGAAGAGCGTGCGCCTCGCGAAGCCCGTGAAGACACCCCGGCCGTCGCCCGTGAAGAACGTGCACCCCGCGAAGAGCGCGCACCCCGCACCCCGCGCGCCCCACGTGAAGACCGCAAGCCACGTGGCGAGCGTGAAGAGCGCGTGCGTGAACTGCGCGAGCCGCTGGACGCCGCCGCGCCAGCCGTTGCTGGCGCTGCCGCCACTACCGAAGAGCGCCCGGCCCGCCAGCCGCGTGAAGAACGCGCCCCACGTGAAGAGCGCCAGCCGCGCCCTGCGCGTGAAGAGCGTCAACCACGCGCCGAGCAAGCCGCTGCCGCCAGCGAAGAAGAAGTGCTGACCGGTGAAGAGCACTCGCAGGAAGATGGCCAGGAAGGCGCCGAAGGCGACCGTCCACGCCGCCGCTCCCGTGGCCAGCGTCGTCGCAGCAACCGTCGCGAGCGTCAGCGTGATGCCAACGGCAACGTGATCGAAGGCTCGGAAGAAGCCGGCGAGAACGCGCAGGCCCACACCAGCGAACCGACCGGCGCCGAACTGGCTGCCGGGCTGGCCGTTACCGCTGCCGTTGCCAGCTCGGTCATCAGCGCACCTGCTGAAGCCCAGGCTCACGAGCAAGCTGAACGCGCCACGGCTGCTGTCGAAGAAACCGCTGCTGTAGAAGCGCCTGTTGCCGAGACTCCCGTAGTTGAAGCACCTGTCGTTGAAGCCACCACCCCGATCGAAGCCCCAGTGGTTCCGGAAGTGGAAGTGGCACCGGTTCGCGACGCCCAGCCAGACACCGAAGTGGTTGCCGTTGAACCGGCTCCAGTGGTTGAACCTCAGCCAGTGGTTGAAGCCCCGGTTGAAGTCGCGGCTCAAGCCCCGGTTGCCGAAGAAGCCGCCCCGGCAGTGCGTGAAGTTCGTGAAGTTCGTGAAGAACAGACCGCCTTCCAATGGGCTGCCGAGCCCGCCGCTCCGATTGAAGCCCAAGCGCCTGCGCCTGTCGTAGAAGAAGCGCCGGCACCGGTTGCCGAAGTGGTTGAAGCGGCTCCGGTTGTGGTTGCCGAGCCTGCGCCAGCGGTCGAAGTGCCGGCCGTCGCCGAAGTTGAAGCGCCAGTGGTCGAAACGCCCCCTGCCAGCGCCCTGACCGAAAACGGCCGCGCACCGAACGACCCTCGTGAAGTGCGTCGCCGTCGCAAGGAAGCTGAAGCCGCCGCTGCTGCTGCTGCTCCAGCCGTAGTCGAAGCCGTCGAGGCGCCAGCCCCGGTTGCTGAAACCGTGGTTGAGCACGCCGCTGCTGAAGCAGTGGTAGAGCACCAGGCCCAGGAAGAAGAACACGAGACCAAACCTCTCGTCTGA
- a CDS encoding nucleotidyltransferase family protein, which produces MTLAAIVLAAGQGSRFRAEAGRDQDKLLAPCVGRDGVTRPVIEQVLVNLPQGLVERWVVTSPDRTAVIQLAKTYGCKVLLLQSAGMGHSIAAGVAASASAQGWLVVLGDMPFIQASTIERVMEGLDSINVPVHAGRYGHPVAFARAFGPALMVLTGDRGAKSLFAQAALKEVPVDDPGVSWDVDVPASLDYR; this is translated from the coding sequence GTGACGCTCGCCGCGATTGTGCTGGCGGCAGGGCAGGGCAGCCGGTTTCGCGCTGAAGCGGGGAGGGATCAGGATAAGTTGCTGGCGCCCTGCGTCGGCCGGGACGGCGTGACGCGGCCGGTGATCGAACAGGTGCTGGTGAATCTGCCGCAGGGGCTGGTGGAGCGCTGGGTGGTGACTTCGCCGGATCGTACGGCCGTTATTCAGTTGGCCAAAACGTATGGCTGCAAGGTCTTGTTGCTGCAATCGGCCGGCATGGGCCACAGCATTGCCGCAGGCGTCGCGGCCAGCGCTTCGGCGCAGGGCTGGCTGGTGGTGCTGGGGGATATGCCGTTTATTCAGGCCTCGACAATCGAGCGCGTGATGGAAGGTCTCGATAGCATCAACGTGCCCGTGCATGCCGGGCGATATGGGCATCCGGTCGCGTTTGCCCGCGCATTCGGGCCTGCCTTGATGGTATTGACCGGGGACCGTGGTGCCAAATCGCTGTTTGCGCAGGCTGCGCTGAAGGAAGTGCCGGTGGATGACCCCGGTGTGTCATGGGATGTGGATGTGCCCGCGTCGTTGGATTACCGCTAA
- a CDS encoding XdhC family protein, whose protein sequence is MDSVDLNVLRSVLEWRRAGQRVVLYSVVQTWGSAPRPPGAMLALRGDGVVIGSVSGGCIEDDLIARLQDGRLPADGPPVQLVTYGVTRDEAARFGLPCGGTLRLTEERVDDWGWVEELLARCEDHQVVARELNLVTGEVTLSSASKTDVVSFDGERLRAIYGPRWRLLLIGAGQLSRYVAEMARLLDFEVLICDPREEFVYGWEEQHGRFVPGMPDEAVLSIQTDERTAIVCLTHDPRLDDMALLTALNSSAFYIGALGSRVNTQKRRETLAALGLSAAAIARLHGPIGLHIGSHTPAEIALSLLAEIVAIKNGVAPMQKKPLPVVVE, encoded by the coding sequence ATGGACAGTGTGGATCTGAATGTCCTGCGTAGCGTGCTCGAATGGCGCCGCGCCGGGCAGCGAGTGGTGTTGTACAGCGTGGTGCAGACCTGGGGCAGTGCCCCGCGCCCACCGGGGGCGATGCTGGCCTTGCGCGGCGATGGGGTGGTGATTGGCTCGGTTTCGGGTGGGTGCATCGAGGATGACCTGATCGCGCGCCTGCAGGATGGCCGCTTACCCGCTGACGGCCCGCCCGTGCAATTGGTGACCTACGGCGTGACGCGCGATGAAGCGGCGCGTTTTGGCCTGCCTTGCGGCGGCACCCTGCGCCTGACTGAAGAGCGGGTGGATGACTGGGGTTGGGTCGAGGAATTGCTGGCGCGTTGTGAGGACCATCAAGTCGTCGCGCGCGAGCTGAACCTGGTCACCGGCGAAGTCACCTTGAGCAGCGCGAGCAAGACCGACGTGGTGAGCTTCGACGGTGAACGCTTGCGGGCCATCTACGGCCCGCGCTGGCGCCTACTGTTGATCGGTGCCGGGCAACTGTCGCGCTACGTGGCCGAAATGGCGCGTTTGCTGGATTTTGAAGTGTTGATCTGCGACCCGCGTGAAGAGTTTGTGTACGGCTGGGAAGAGCAACATGGTCGTTTTGTGCCGGGCATGCCTGATGAAGCGGTATTGAGTATCCAGACCGACGAGCGCACGGCCATTGTCTGCCTGACTCACGACCCGCGTCTGGACGATATGGCATTGCTGACTGCGTTGAATTCGAGTGCTTTTTACATCGGTGCGCTGGGGTCGCGGGTCAACACGCAAAAACGCCGGGAAACCCTCGCTGCATTGGGCTTATCGGCGGCGGCGATCGCGCGGTTGCACGGGCCGATTGGGTTGCATATCGGCAGCCACACACCGGCGGAAATCGCTCTGTCGCTACTGGCGGAAATTGTCGCGATCAAAAATGGCGTGGCGCCGATGCAGAAAAAACCCTTGCCGGTGGTGGTTGAGTGA